One part of the Glycine soja cultivar W05 chromosome 11, ASM419377v2, whole genome shotgun sequence genome encodes these proteins:
- the LOC114376261 gene encoding uncharacterized protein LOC114376261 — MANTGEQVDRVSEDIENASKRLFKLCMKGEWGKVVETYNKDKKVHTAKITRTGDTALHIAVIDGQYDVVRQLVRLIPEEALRIQNERKNTALHLAASMGSVGMCECIASSEPSLLNMRNLDGETPLFLAALHGRKHVFLCLHHRSNNTHTKDPNYYSNCRRNDGDTILHSAIAGDYFDLAFQIIDLYGDLVNSVNEDGLTPLHLLANKPSVFKSGGRLGRFEALVYYAIIVNELKVAPSCQQQCPTTDKEKNSYPKNYQTCMEFLRMTKIFTLVVIKPFTQFLQKKLPPKDQTVTEGVDLEASKKVATNNGAVTEASGSETSDRSRPLYPTNYNSCVDLFKFVFVVMSVIFGAGSANINKIRRKKEKHVWSAQIMDELLKRASMYEYDDDGNKPLQNLGDKDQQTDPYSFDGGGNVTLADITEEQQHLTIKGEPKQQKIGGKKDENPLGSSLNLYCCHCTSKKDEKNEKISTKEKKVLETPILIAAKNGVTEMVAKIMDSFPVAVHDMDAKKKNIVLLAVENRQTYLYNFLLSKKNLKESNIFEKVDNEGNSALHLAAKLGDYKPWLIPGEALQMHWEIKWYLFVKGSMQPHFFSHYNNENKTPRDIFSETHKDLVRSGGEWLKKTAESCSLVAALIAAVAFSTSTNVPGDFKDDTGSPTLEERPEFKAFAIASLIALCCSVTSLVLFLSILTSRYQERDFGKNLPRKLILGLTSLFMSITSMMVCFCAGHFFVLKDKLKSVAFPVYAVTCLPVTLFALAQFPLYIDLTWATFKKVPQRGYKTSLT; from the exons ATGGCCAACACCGGCGAACAAGTTGATAGAGTGAGTGAGGACATAGAAAATGCAAGCAAGCGTTTGTTCAAACTTTGCATGAAAGGTGAATGGGGCAAAGTAGTTGAGACGTACAATAAGGACAAGAAGGTTCACACGGCCAAAATAACGAGGACAGGTGACACTGCACTGCACATAGCGGTCATCGACGGCCAATACGACGTCGTGCGACAACTGGTGAGACTGATTCCCGAGGAGGCTCTGAGGATTCAGAACGAGAGAAAGAACACGGCCTTGCATTTGGCGGCATCAATGGGGAGCGTGGGAATGTGTGAGTGCATTGCTTCCTCGGAGCCTTCCTTGTTGAATATGCGCAACCTTGATGGCGAGACCCCTCTCTTTCTCGCTGCTCTTCATGGCAGAAAACATGTCTTCCTTTGCCTTCACCATCGCTCTAATAACACTCATACTAAGGATCCCAATTACTATTCAAACTGTAGAAGAAATGACGGTGACACCATTCTTCATTCTGCCATTGCCGGTGATTATTTTG aTTTGGCATTCCAAATAATTGATTTGTACGGGGATCTTGTAAACTCGGTGAACGAGGATGGCTTGACTCCTCTTCATCTCCTGGCAAATAAGCCTTCTGTTTTCAAGAGTGGTGGCCGATTGGGACGATTTGAAGCACTTGTTTATTATG CTATAATCGTCAACGAGCTCAAAGTAGCACCCAGTTGTCAGCAACAATGTCCAACAACCGACAAAGAAAAAAACAGTTATCCGAAAAATTACCAGACATGTATGGAGTTTTTGAGGATGACAAAAATATTCACCTTAGTtg TGATCAAGCCCTTTACACAATTTCTACAGAAAAAGTTACCACCAAAGGATCAAACTGTTACTGAAGGAGTCGACCTTGAAGCATCGAAAAAGGTTGCTACAAATAATGGCGCTGTAACAGAAGCTTCAG GATCTGAAACCAGCGATAGGTCACGTCCATTATATCCAACCAATTACAACAGCTGTGTGGATCTCTTCAAGTTTGTATTTGTGGTAATGTCGGTAATCTTTGGAGCAG GGTCAGCCAACATAAACAAGATACGTCGGAAGAAGGAAAAGCACGTGTGGTCTGCCCAAATAATGGATGAACTTCTGAAGCGAGCTTCCATGTATGAGTATGATGACGATGGCAACAAACCCCTGCAAAACTTGGGGGATAAAGATCAACAGACAGACCCTTATAGTTTTGATGGTGGGGGTAATGTTACTTTGGCCGATATCACCGAAGAGCAGCAACATTTGACCATCAAAGGAGAGCCCAAGCAACAAAAGATTG GAGGTAAAAAAGATGAAAACCCACTAGGATCGAGCCTCAATCTTTATTGTTGTCATTGTACATcaaaaaaagatgagaaaaatgaaaagataagCACCAAAGAAAAGAAGGTGTTGGAGACACCGATATTAATAGCTGCAAAGAACGGTGTGACAGAAATGGTAGCGAAAATCATGGACTCGTTTCCAGTAGCTGTTCATGATATGGATgccaagaagaaaaatatagtgCTATTGGCAGTAGAGAACAGACAAACCTATTTATATAACTTCTTGCTCAGCAAGAAAAATCTAAAGGAAAGTAATATATTCGAAAAAGTGGATAACGAGGGAAACAGTGCATTGCACTTGGCAGCCAAACTTGGAGACTATAAGCCTTGGCTCATTCCTGGCGAAGCTCTTCAAATGCATTGGGAAATCAAGTGGTACCTA TTTGTTAAGGGATCGATGCAACCTCATTTCTTTAGTCACTACAACAATGAAAACAAGACACCAAGAGATATCTTCAGTGAAACTCACAAGGACCTCGTCAGGAGTGGTGGAGAATGGCTGAAAAAAACTGCTGAATCTTGCTCCTTGGTAGCAGCACTCATAGCCGCTGTAGCCTTTTCCACATCCACCAACGTCCCCGGCGACTTCAAAGATGACACCGGCTCCCCAACCCTTGAAGAAAGGCCAGAATTCAAAGCCTTTGCCATCGCATCTCTCATTGCTCTTTGCTGCTCTGTCACCTCACTGGTGCTGTTCCTCTCAATACTCACATCTCGGTATCAAGAGCGTGATTTTGGTAAAAATCTTCCCAGGAAGCTGATCCTAGGTTTGACATCATTGTTCATGTCCATTACCTCCATGATGGTTTGTTTCTGTGCTGGCCATTTCTTTGTGCTAAAGGACAAACTCAAATCTGTTGCCTTTCCTGTATATGCCGTGACATGTCTTCCAGTCACACTTTTTGCCTTGGCTCAGTTTCCACTCTACATCGATCTCACATGGGCTACTTTTAAGAAAGTGCCACAGCGTGGCTACAAAACCTCTCTAACATAG
- the LOC114376262 gene encoding 26S proteasome non-ATPase regulatory subunit 14 homolog, which translates to MERLQRMFAGAGGALGHPPPDSPTLDSSEQVYISSLALLKMLKHGRAGVPMEVMGLMLGEFVDEYTVRVVDVFAMPQSGTGVSVEAVDHVFQTNMLDMLKQTGRPEMVVGWYHSHPGFGCWLSGVDINTQQSFEALNQRAVAVVVDPIQSVKGKVVIDAFRLINPQTMMLGQEPRQTTSNLGHLNKPSIQALIHGLNRHYYSIAINYRKNELEEKMLLNLHKKKWTDGLTLRHFDTHSKTNEQTVQEMLNLAVKYNKAVQEEDELPPEKLAIANVGRQDAKKHLEEHISNLMSSNIVQTLGMMLDTVVF; encoded by the exons ATGGAGAGGCTTCAGCGAATGTTTGCAGGTGCAGGTGGAGCGCTAGGGCACCCTCCCCCAGATTCCCCAACTCTCGATTCCTCCGAGCAGGTCTACATCTCCTCACTCGCTCTCCTCAAGATGCTTAAGCACG GAAGGGCTGGGGTTCCCATGGAGGTGATGGGTTTGATGCTTGGAGAATTCGTGGACGAGTACACCGTTCGTGTGGTTGATGTCTTCGCAATGCCGCAGAGTGGCACTGGTGTTAGTGTTGAGGCTGTTGATCACGTTTTTCAGACTAATATGCTTGACATGCTCAAACAAACtggaag ACCAGAAATGGTTGTTGGTTGGTACCATTCCCATCCTGGATTTGGCTGTTGGCTCTCTGGTGTTGACATCAATACACAGCAG AGTTTTGAGGCTTTGAATCAGCGTGCAGTGGCTGTGGTTGTAGATCCAATACAAAGTGTTAAAGGCAAAGTGGTGATTGATGCTTTTCGATTGATCAATCCGCAGACAATGATGCTTGGTCAAGAACCAAGGCAGACAACATCCAATCTGGGACATCTGAATAAACCATCCATTCAA GCATTGATCCATGGGTTGAACCGGCATTACTATTCCATAGCCATTAATTACAGGAAGAATGAACTTGAGGAGAAGATGTTGCTTAATCTTCACAAGAAGAAATGGACTGATGGTTTGACACTTCGGCATTTTGATACACATTCCAAAACTAATGAACAGACTGTACAG GAAATGCTGAACTTAGCTGTCAAATATAACAAGGCTGTTCAAGAGGAAGATGAGCTGCCTCCAGAGAAGCTTGCAATAGCAAATGTGGGAAGACAAGATGCAAAGAAACATCTCGAAGAGCATATCTCAAATTTGATGTCTTCCAACATCGTTCAAACTCTCGGAATGATGCTTGATACTGTTGTCTTCTAG